Proteins encoded in a region of the Streptomyces akebiae genome:
- a CDS encoding oxidoreductase: MTGWNVRDIPDQHGRSVVVTGANSGIGYAAARELARRGAHVVLACRSAERGAAALERMSAEVPDGDIELMRLDLGDLGSVREFAHAYAQASDRLDLLVNNAGVMAVARSRTADGFETQFGTNHLGHFALTGLLLPALLATPGARVVTVSSTMHLRANIDIGDLNSERKYGRWLAYGRSKTANLLFTHELARRLAANGSEVIAAAAHPGYASTNLQTAGPSAEGRKGVERFMRIGNRFFAQSAEAGALPTLYAATAPDVRPDSFIGPSFVMWRGTPAPSLRASWTRNDRAGERLWAASEELTGITYEGLKA, encoded by the coding sequence ATGACCGGCTGGAACGTGCGCGACATCCCCGATCAGCACGGCCGCTCCGTCGTCGTCACCGGCGCCAACAGCGGCATCGGCTACGCCGCCGCAAGGGAGCTCGCCCGCCGGGGCGCCCATGTCGTCCTCGCCTGCCGGAGTGCTGAGCGGGGTGCCGCGGCGCTGGAGCGGATGAGTGCCGAAGTGCCGGACGGCGACATCGAGTTGATGCGGCTCGACCTCGGGGACCTGGGCTCCGTACGGGAGTTCGCCCACGCCTACGCGCAGGCGAGCGACCGGCTGGACCTGCTCGTCAACAACGCCGGTGTGATGGCCGTGGCGCGGAGCCGTACGGCCGACGGCTTCGAGACCCAGTTCGGGACCAACCACCTCGGCCACTTCGCCCTCACCGGTCTGCTCCTGCCGGCCCTGCTCGCCACCCCCGGCGCCCGCGTCGTGACCGTCTCCAGCACGATGCACCTGCGGGCGAACATCGACATCGGCGACCTCAACAGCGAGCGCAAGTACGGACGTTGGCTCGCCTACGGCCGCTCCAAGACCGCCAACCTGCTGTTCACGCACGAGCTGGCCCGCCGCCTGGCGGCAAACGGCTCGGAGGTGATCGCCGCCGCCGCGCACCCCGGCTACGCGTCCACCAACCTCCAGACGGCCGGACCCAGCGCCGAGGGCCGCAAGGGCGTCGAACGCTTCATGCGGATCGGCAACCGCTTCTTCGCCCAGTCCGCCGAAGCGGGCGCCCTGCCCACCCTCTACGCGGCGACCGCGCCCGACGTACGCCCCGACTCCTTCATCGGCCCGTCCTTCGTGATGTGGCGCGGCACCCCGGCACCCTCCCTCCGAGCCTCCTGGACCCGCAACGACCGGGCGGGCGAACGCCTGTGGGCGGCGTCGGAAGAACTCACCGGGATCACGTACGAGGGCCTGAAGGCCTGA
- the nirD gene encoding nitrite reductase small subunit NirD → MTLAPEKIDVKVQLRLADGWFTVCDLALLIPGRGVAALLPDGNQAALFLDRAGKLYAIDNRDPFGGAAVLSRGLTGSHQGRPFVASPLLKQRFDLETGQCLDDETVRITAYEVRAA, encoded by the coding sequence ATGACCCTCGCCCCCGAGAAGATCGATGTCAAGGTCCAGCTGCGGCTGGCGGACGGCTGGTTCACGGTCTGCGACCTGGCCCTGCTGATCCCGGGCCGCGGCGTGGCCGCCCTGCTCCCCGACGGCAACCAGGCCGCGCTGTTCCTCGACCGCGCGGGCAAGCTGTACGCCATCGACAACCGCGACCCCTTCGGCGGCGCCGCCGTCCTCTCCCGGGGCCTCACCGGCAGCCACCAGGGCCGCCCCTTCGTCGCCTCCCCGCTCCTGAAGCAGCGCTTCGACCTGGAGACCGGGCAGTGCCTGGACGACGAGACGGTACGGATCACGGCGTACGAGGTGCGGGCCGCGTAA
- the nirB gene encoding nitrite reductase large subunit NirB — protein sequence MSATLGATPTIVLVGHGMVGQRFLEALAERGLTATHRVVVLCEEPRPAYDRVALTSYFAGKTPEDLSMTDMEFIETHGIELFVGDPAETIDRESKKVTARSGQVFQYDILVLATGSFPFVPPVPNKDATGCFVYRTIEDLLAIEEYAKTAEVGAVVGGGLLGLEAAGALKGLGLTSHIVEFAPRLMPVQVDDGGGAALLRTIEDMGLSVHTGVGTQEIVVGEDGSVTGMKLSDGSELATDMVVFSAGVRPRDQLARDCGLTVGERGGISVDEQCRTVNDPHVFAIGECALASDGRVYGLVAPGYEQAETAAATIAADEAAFTGADLSTKLKLLGVDVASFGDAHGATADCLDVVYSDSRSGIYKKLVIGRGGELLGGILVGDAEAYGTLKAFTGSVPPVSPESLVLPAGAGESAQLGPTALPDDAIICSCNNVRKGTIRAAVTDHQCTTVPEVKKCTKAGTTCGSCVKVLGQLVTAELEASGVVVDKGLCGCFSQTREELYEIVLALRINTYQDLLDRYGRDEAKGGDGCEICKPAVASIIASLAPTIGASGYVLEGEQAALQDSNDHFLANLQKNGSYSVVPRIPGGEITPEGLIVIGEIARDFGLYTKITGGQRIDMFGARVEQLPVIWTRLVDAGFESGHAYGKSLRTVKSCVGQTWCRYGVQDSVRMAIDLELRYRGLRSPHKLKSAVSGCARECAEAQSKDFGVIATSNGWNLYVGGNGGATPRHADLLAQDLSDAELIKLIDRFLMFYIRTADRLERTSTWLERIPGGLDHIRDVVVEDSLGICEELESLMADHVSHYADEWASTINDPEKLARFVSFVNAPDTPDPVVGFVPERDQIKPDLPLLSIGLRPADVLEGSAQR from the coding sequence ATGTCCGCCACCCTGGGGGCCACCCCCACGATCGTGCTCGTCGGCCACGGCATGGTCGGCCAGCGCTTCCTCGAAGCACTCGCCGAGCGCGGCCTGACCGCCACGCACCGCGTCGTCGTGCTCTGCGAGGAGCCGCGCCCGGCGTACGACCGGGTGGCGCTCACCTCGTACTTCGCGGGCAAGACGCCCGAGGACCTGTCGATGACCGACATGGAGTTCATCGAGACGCACGGCATCGAGCTGTTCGTCGGCGACCCGGCCGAGACGATCGACCGTGAGTCGAAGAAGGTCACCGCACGCTCCGGGCAGGTCTTCCAGTACGACATCCTCGTCCTCGCCACCGGCTCGTTCCCCTTCGTGCCGCCGGTCCCGAACAAGGACGCCACGGGCTGCTTCGTCTACCGCACGATCGAGGACCTGCTCGCGATCGAGGAGTACGCGAAGACGGCCGAGGTCGGTGCCGTGGTCGGCGGCGGTCTGCTCGGACTTGAGGCGGCCGGCGCGCTGAAGGGTCTCGGACTCACCTCCCACATCGTGGAGTTCGCGCCCCGGCTGATGCCGGTGCAGGTGGACGACGGCGGTGGTGCCGCGCTGCTGCGCACCATCGAGGACATGGGCCTGTCGGTCCACACCGGGGTGGGCACGCAGGAGATCGTCGTCGGCGAGGACGGCTCGGTCACCGGCATGAAGCTGTCCGACGGCTCCGAACTCGCCACCGACATGGTGGTGTTCTCCGCCGGTGTCCGCCCCCGCGACCAGCTCGCCCGCGACTGCGGTCTGACGGTCGGCGAGCGCGGCGGCATCAGCGTCGACGAGCAGTGCCGGACCGTCAACGACCCGCACGTCTTCGCGATCGGCGAGTGCGCGCTGGCCTCCGACGGCCGGGTGTACGGCCTGGTGGCGCCCGGTTACGAGCAGGCCGAGACGGCCGCCGCGACCATCGCCGCCGACGAGGCCGCCTTCACCGGCGCCGACCTGTCCACCAAGCTGAAGCTCCTCGGCGTCGACGTGGCCTCCTTCGGTGACGCGCACGGCGCGACCGCCGACTGCCTGGACGTCGTGTACTCCGACTCCCGCTCCGGCATCTACAAGAAGCTGGTCATCGGCCGGGGCGGCGAGCTGCTCGGCGGCATCCTGGTCGGTGACGCGGAGGCGTACGGCACGCTGAAGGCCTTCACCGGGTCGGTCCCGCCGGTCTCGCCCGAGTCGCTGGTGCTGCCCGCCGGTGCCGGCGAGTCCGCCCAGCTCGGTCCGACCGCGCTGCCGGACGACGCGATCATCTGCTCCTGCAACAACGTCCGCAAGGGCACGATCCGCGCGGCGGTCACCGACCACCAGTGCACCACGGTGCCCGAGGTGAAGAAGTGCACCAAGGCGGGCACGACCTGCGGTTCCTGCGTCAAGGTCCTCGGCCAGCTCGTCACCGCCGAGCTCGAGGCCAGCGGCGTCGTCGTCGACAAGGGCCTGTGCGGCTGCTTCTCGCAGACCCGCGAGGAGCTGTACGAGATCGTCCTCGCGCTGCGCATCAACACGTACCAGGACCTGCTGGACCGGTACGGCCGCGACGAGGCCAAGGGCGGCGACGGCTGCGAGATCTGCAAGCCCGCGGTCGCCTCGATCATCGCGTCCCTCGCCCCGACCATCGGCGCGAGCGGCTACGTCCTGGAGGGCGAGCAGGCGGCCCTGCAGGACAGCAACGACCACTTCCTGGCCAACCTGCAGAAGAACGGCTCGTACTCGGTCGTCCCGCGCATCCCCGGCGGTGAGATCACCCCCGAGGGCCTGATCGTGATCGGCGAGATCGCCCGCGACTTCGGTCTCTACACGAAGATCACGGGTGGGCAGCGGATCGACATGTTCGGCGCCCGCGTCGAGCAACTGCCCGTCATCTGGACCCGGTTGGTGGACGCCGGCTTCGAGTCGGGCCACGCCTACGGCAAGTCGCTGCGTACGGTGAAGTCCTGCGTCGGCCAGACCTGGTGCCGCTACGGCGTCCAGGACTCGGTCCGCATGGCGATCGACCTGGAGCTGCGCTACCGGGGGCTCAGGTCGCCCCACAAGCTGAAGTCGGCGGTCTCGGGCTGCGCCCGTGAGTGCGCCGAGGCCCAGTCGAAGGACTTCGGCGTCATCGCCACCTCCAACGGCTGGAACCTGTACGTGGGCGGCAACGGCGGCGCCACCCCGCGCCACGCGGACCTGCTGGCCCAGGACCTCTCCGACGCCGAACTGATCAAGCTGATCGACCGTTTCCTGATGTTCTACATCCGCACCGCCGACCGCCTGGAGCGGACCTCGACGTGGCTGGAGCGGATCCCCGGCGGCCTGGACCACATCCGGGACGTGGTCGTGGAGGACTCCCTCGGCATCTGCGAGGAGCTGGAGTCGCTGATGGCGGACCACGTCTCGCACTACGCCGACGAGTGGGCCTCCACCATCAACGACCCCGAGAAGCTCGCCCGGTTCGTGTCCTTCGTCAACGCCCCGGACACCCCGGACCCGGTCGTCGGCTTCGTGCCCGAGCGCGACCAGATCAAGCCCGACCTGCCCCTGCTGTCCATCGGCCTGCGGCCCGCCGATGTCCTGGAAGGAAGCGCCCAGCGATGA
- a CDS encoding NAD(P)/FAD-dependent oxidoreductase → MTSNERVVVIGSGLAGVRLARRLGELGMPATLVGEEEHTPYNRVLLAEVLAGRYAPEVIALPAPAELTRGRAVRIDREMRAVHLADGTEIAYDRLVLATGSNPVLPPLRGLWDPERHEFPDGVHAFRTMDDCMGLSKAVRPGARAVVIGGGLLGVSASRALALRGAQVVLAQQGERLMERQLDPSASKLVRRHLVDLGVEVHTETRVRAVRSVGGTVRSVSMADGYTLDADLVVIACGVHPRVGLAQEAGLAVHKGVIVDEELRSSDPRIHAIGDCAQFEGTVYGLATPALEQADVLAELLAGNAESRYTGTRALTRLTLAGADFLDLAAFGEPEPLPGDDVIQLADATRGTYRKVVVRDDRLVGGVLVGELGTVGALARAWEGAEPLPANGAPLLHLLTNDGGS, encoded by the coding sequence ATGACCTCGAATGAGCGTGTGGTGGTGATCGGCTCCGGCCTCGCGGGCGTACGTCTCGCCCGGCGGCTCGGAGAGCTCGGCATGCCCGCCACGCTGGTGGGCGAGGAGGAGCACACACCCTACAACCGGGTGCTGCTCGCCGAGGTGCTGGCCGGGCGGTACGCGCCCGAGGTCATCGCGTTGCCCGCCCCTGCCGAGCTGACGCGCGGCCGGGCGGTCCGTATCGACCGCGAGATGCGAGCCGTACATCTCGCGGACGGTACGGAGATCGCGTACGACAGGCTGGTCCTCGCGACCGGCTCGAACCCGGTGCTGCCGCCGCTGCGCGGCCTCTGGGACCCGGAGCGGCACGAGTTCCCCGACGGGGTGCACGCCTTCCGAACCATGGACGACTGCATGGGCCTGTCCAAGGCCGTACGGCCGGGCGCGCGGGCCGTCGTCATCGGGGGCGGGCTCCTCGGGGTCTCCGCCTCCCGCGCGCTCGCCCTGCGCGGCGCCCAGGTCGTTCTCGCCCAGCAGGGCGAGCGCCTGATGGAACGTCAACTCGACCCGTCCGCCTCGAAGCTGGTCCGGCGGCACCTCGTCGACCTCGGCGTCGAGGTGCACACCGAGACGCGCGTACGTGCCGTGCGCAGTGTCGGCGGGACGGTGCGGTCGGTGTCGATGGCGGACGGGTACACCCTCGACGCCGACCTCGTGGTCATCGCCTGCGGGGTGCACCCCCGCGTGGGCCTCGCCCAGGAGGCGGGACTCGCGGTGCACAAGGGCGTCATCGTCGACGAGGAACTGCGCAGCTCCGACCCGCGCATCCACGCCATCGGCGACTGCGCCCAGTTCGAGGGCACCGTGTACGGACTCGCCACCCCGGCGCTCGAACAGGCCGATGTCCTGGCCGAGTTGCTCGCGGGGAACGCGGAGTCCCGGTACACCGGCACCCGCGCCCTGACCCGGCTGACGCTCGCCGGAGCGGACTTCCTCGACCTCGCCGCGTTCGGCGAGCCCGAGCCGCTGCCCGGTGACGACGTCATCCAGCTGGCCGACGCCACGCGCGGCACCTACCGCAAGGTCGTCGTCCGCGACGACCGCCTGGTCGGCGGAGTGCTCGTCGGCGAACTCGGCACCGTCGGCGCGCTCGCCCGCGCCTGGGAGGGAGCGGAGCCGCTCCCCGCGAACGGCGCTCCCCTGCTCCACCTGCTCACCAACGATGGAGGCTCCTGA
- a CDS encoding class F sortase — protein sequence MRRLANAVIAGVTVVALCSGAWLLHTGTASHAPPQPSAAQAHSRSDGASGTSGRWSDPGHDGPAAVALPPSPPVRIRIPSLRVDAPLMGLGLTPTGSLDVPPAEKKNLAGWYEAGTTPGERGTAIVAGHVDNADGAAVFYRLGALRRGATIELDRRDGGAALFTVDAVEVYDARNFPDEKVYGAAPRPELRVITCGGGYSRTTGYQGNVVVFAHLTGSRATKSSQTQTPTQTPSQTQTPTPGEPTGRLGTDR from the coding sequence GTGCGTCGGCTCGCCAATGCCGTCATAGCCGGGGTCACCGTGGTGGCCCTCTGTTCGGGCGCGTGGCTGCTGCACACCGGCACCGCGTCGCACGCGCCGCCGCAGCCGTCGGCCGCGCAGGCCCACAGCCGATCGGACGGCGCGTCGGGGACGTCGGGCAGGTGGAGCGACCCGGGGCACGACGGCCCGGCGGCCGTCGCGCTGCCGCCTTCCCCGCCCGTTCGGATCCGCATCCCCTCCCTCCGTGTCGACGCGCCGCTCATGGGGCTCGGTCTGACGCCCACCGGCAGCCTCGACGTCCCGCCCGCCGAGAAGAAGAATCTCGCGGGCTGGTACGAGGCCGGCACGACCCCGGGTGAGCGGGGCACCGCGATCGTCGCCGGGCATGTGGACAACGCCGACGGCGCCGCCGTCTTCTACCGCCTCGGCGCGCTGCGGCGGGGCGCCACCATCGAGCTGGACCGGCGGGACGGCGGTGCCGCCCTGTTCACGGTGGACGCGGTGGAGGTGTACGACGCGCGGAACTTCCCCGACGAGAAGGTGTACGGGGCCGCGCCGAGGCCCGAGCTGCGGGTCATCACCTGCGGCGGCGGATACTCGCGGACGACCGGCTACCAGGGAAACGTGGTCGTCTTCGCCCACCTCACCGGCAGCCGCGCCACCAAGTCGTCACAGACACAGACACCGACACAGACACCGTCACAGACACAGACACCGACCCCCGGGGAGCCGACGGGCCGACTGGGCACGGACCGGTAG
- a CDS encoding NADPH-dependent FMN reductase, producing MKTATNTHTGTQTQTQTQTQTHTDTDPAPDPSSTPATDSAPSSATPVRVTLVIGSNRTGRFGSVIADWLLGRVREHDGFEVDVVDVAEADLPTTFAPTAEVAARLAEITPKLAEAEAFIVVTPEYNHSYPAALKNLIDWHYHEWRAKPVALVSYGGISGGLRAAEHLRQVFAELHATTVRDTVSFHNAHTAFDDTGRLREPTAPNKAAQVMLDQLSWWGQALREAKERRPYGD from the coding sequence ATGAAGACCGCCACGAACACCCACACCGGTACCCAGACCCAGACCCAGACCCAGACCCAGACCCACACGGATACTGACCCGGCGCCCGATCCCTCCTCCACCCCCGCCACCGACTCCGCGCCCTCCTCCGCCACCCCTGTGCGGGTGACGCTGGTCATCGGCAGCAACCGCACCGGCCGCTTCGGGTCGGTGATCGCCGACTGGTTGCTGGGCCGGGTCCGGGAGCACGACGGCTTCGAGGTCGACGTGGTGGACGTCGCGGAGGCCGACCTGCCGACGACGTTCGCGCCGACCGCCGAGGTCGCGGCCCGGCTGGCCGAGATCACCCCGAAGCTGGCGGAGGCGGAGGCGTTCATCGTCGTGACCCCCGAGTACAACCACTCGTACCCGGCGGCCCTGAAGAACCTCATCGACTGGCACTACCACGAGTGGCGGGCCAAGCCGGTGGCCCTGGTCTCCTACGGAGGCATCTCAGGGGGCCTTCGCGCGGCCGAGCACCTCCGTCAGGTCTTCGCCGAACTCCACGCCACCACGGTCCGGGACACGGTGTCCTTCCACAACGCCCACACCGCCTTCGACGACACCGGCCGCCTCCGCGAGCCGACCGCTCCGAACAAGGCGGCCCAGGTGATGCTGGACCAACTGTCCTGGTGGGGTCAGGCCTTGCGCGAGGCGAAGGAGAGGCGCCCGTACGGGGATTGA
- a CDS encoding sigma-70 family RNA polymerase sigma factor, producing the protein MTDGPSGSATAAYTRIYEEQHPRLVAYARSLTRNSWTAEDLVAEAHFRVWRRLSGGHEIDNVPAYLMTTVRHLAATVGSTATRETPLDPTAPERAEVDVRVPDAADPAEQVSSVDLLVRVLGQLPERWVQALWLAEAEGQPLETVGRRIGAKQGATAVLLHRAREGMRQAFLREQPGAPIDPACQVRWGRMPAYVRGAATARQSEQLLSHVDACDDCRARLAVLMRTNDRLPAFVGPALLVFVVGGGGGKVLMALTGGSAGTAAAFGSAGGHGGGQLLHAVRQAASGPGGVGAVKVPTVAAVGAAVAAAAVVTGIVLGPLDSGAGPAQRVPVAQAPAPHRPEAPTPDVVERRGAVTDVVVSPRVEGDGGAVEERRVRGADEDEDEVGLGSGDVDGGGGAGAGAGEGGGEPGVTAPESPGGEEAGAGSPGARNRDMTCRRARIRMSRNRRPRGRGLRSRLGLRWSRP; encoded by the coding sequence ATGACCGACGGCCCGTCCGGGTCCGCGACCGCCGCGTACACCCGGATCTACGAGGAACAGCATCCGCGCCTCGTCGCGTACGCCCGCTCCCTCACCCGGAACTCCTGGACCGCCGAGGACCTCGTCGCCGAGGCGCACTTCCGTGTGTGGCGGCGGCTCTCCGGGGGCCACGAGATCGACAACGTGCCCGCGTACCTGATGACGACGGTGCGGCATCTCGCGGCGACGGTGGGCTCCACCGCCACGCGGGAGACACCGCTGGATCCGACGGCTCCCGAGCGCGCCGAGGTCGATGTCCGGGTGCCCGACGCCGCCGACCCCGCCGAACAGGTCTCCTCCGTCGATCTGTTGGTACGGGTGCTCGGCCAGCTGCCCGAGCGGTGGGTGCAGGCGCTGTGGCTGGCCGAGGCGGAGGGGCAGCCGCTGGAGACGGTCGGGCGGCGCATCGGCGCGAAGCAGGGCGCGACGGCGGTACTGCTGCACCGGGCGCGCGAGGGGATGCGCCAGGCGTTCCTGCGCGAGCAGCCCGGGGCGCCGATCGACCCGGCGTGCCAGGTGCGTTGGGGGCGTATGCCGGCGTATGTGCGCGGTGCCGCGACCGCTCGGCAGTCCGAGCAACTGCTCAGCCATGTGGACGCGTGCGACGACTGCAGGGCGCGGCTCGCCGTGCTGATGCGCACGAACGACCGGCTGCCCGCGTTCGTCGGTCCGGCTCTGCTGGTGTTCGTCGTGGGTGGCGGCGGGGGCAAGGTGCTGATGGCCCTCACGGGAGGCTCCGCCGGTACGGCCGCGGCGTTCGGTTCGGCGGGCGGGCACGGGGGTGGCCAGTTGCTGCACGCCGTGCGGCAGGCGGCGAGCGGGCCGGGCGGCGTGGGTGCGGTGAAGGTGCCCACCGTCGCGGCGGTCGGCGCGGCCGTGGCTGCCGCCGCCGTCGTGACCGGCATCGTTCTCGGGCCCCTCGACTCGGGGGCGGGTCCCGCGCAGCGGGTACCGGTCGCGCAGGCGCCCGCACCGCATCGGCCCGAGGCCCCGACCCCCGATGTCGTCGAGCGCCGGGGGGCGGTCACGGACGTGGTGGTCTCGCCTCGCGTCGAGGGTGACGGCGGGGCCGTGGAGGAGCGGAGGGTTCGCGGGGCGGACGAGGACGAGGACGAGGTGGGGCTGGGGAGCGGGGACGTCGACGGTGGTGGGGGCGCCGGGGCCGGCGCCGGTGAGGGCGGGGGCGAGCCGGGGGTGACTGCTCCTGAATCGCCAGGGGGTGAGGAAGCGGGGGCGGGGAGCCCGGGGGCGAGGAACCGGGATATGACGTGCCGACGGGCGAGGATCCGCATGTCGAGGAACCGGCGCCCGAGGGGCCGGGGCCTACGGAGCCGGCTGGGCCTGCGGTGGAGCCGCCCGTAG
- a CDS encoding SsgA family sporulation/cell division regulator produces the protein MPHARPARPTPPALEQSARARLITPSYDEIPVRTTLRYTPDDPFAVHIDFPSGASADDADVTWAFARTLLAEGLTAPAGIGDVHLWPCGPAHTVVELHSPHGMAMIRFDTPSLRRFLHRSYAVVALGGEDLDSALDAGLTSLLGGV, from the coding sequence ATGCCCCACGCCCGGCCCGCCCGCCCCACACCGCCCGCCCTCGAACAGAGCGCACGCGCCCGCCTGATCACCCCCTCCTACGACGAGATCCCGGTACGCACCACCCTGCGCTACACCCCTGACGACCCTTTCGCCGTGCACATCGACTTCCCGTCCGGTGCCTCCGCCGACGACGCGGACGTGACGTGGGCGTTCGCCCGCACGCTCCTGGCGGAGGGCCTGACCGCCCCGGCCGGGATCGGCGACGTACATCTGTGGCCCTGCGGCCCGGCGCACACCGTCGTGGAACTCCACTCGCCGCACGGCATGGCCATGATCCGTTTCGACACGCCCTCGCTCCGCCGCTTCCTGCACCGCTCGTACGCCGTCGTCGCGCTCGGCGGCGAAGACCTGGACTCGGCGCTCGACGCCGGTCTCACGTCCCTGCTGGGTGGGGTCTGA